DNA sequence from the Alkalilimnicola ehrlichii MLHE-1 genome:
GCCGCGGCGCTACGCATCGCGCTCGATTGATCATGCCGTTCCCGGCCGCCACCGCCGTCGACTGGCAGGAGTACTGATCATGTCGCGGATACGCTGGTTCAAGTTCGCCGCCCCGGCTCACTTCCACGCCCTGACCGGCACCCTGCTGCCCTGGCTGTGGGCCGCCGCCCTGGCGTTCACGGCCACCGGGCTCTACGTGGGGTTCGTGATCGCCCCACCCGACTATCAGCAGGGCGACAGCTACCGCATCATGTGGCTGCACGTCCCGGCCGCCTGGATGGCCATGCTCGCCTATTTCCTGATGGCCGGGTACGGCCTCATTCACCTGGTCTGGCGTATCAAGCTGGCGCGCATCATGGCCTCGGCCCTGGCCCCCACCGGCCTGCTGTTTGCATTCCTGGCGCTCTGGAGCGGGGCGCTATGGGGCAAGCCCACCTGGGGCGCCTATTGGGTCTGGGACGCCCGGCTCACCTCCTCGCTGATCCTGCTCTTCCTCTACCTGGGCTACCTCGCCCTGGACAGCGCCTTCGAGGACCGGGAGCGGTCCGGGCAGGCCGCCTCCCTGCTGGCGGTGGTGGGGGTGATCAATCTGCCGATCATCTATTTCTCGGTGCAGTGGTGGAACACCCTGCATCAGGGGGCCTCCATCACCCTTTCCGAGGCCCCCACCATGAGCGCCAGCATGCTCGCCGCCCTGCTGCTGACCACGGTGGGCTGCTGGGCCTATACCGCCGCTGCGGCCCTGCACCGCGCCCGCAGCATGGTCCTGGAACAGGCGGGCAACAGCCATTGGGTACGCCGGCTGCGCCAGGGTCACCGGCCCGCCGCCGCCAGGGGGCGTCCGGCCCGCCTGGCGGCCACGCCCATCGGCGACCTGCTGGGGAGGCGCCCATGATCGAGTGGCTGCACATGGGGGGCCACGGCCTCTACATCTGGGGCGTCTACGGGCTGGCGGCCCTGCTCCTGATCCTCGAGATTCGGCAGCTCCGTGCGCGCCACCGGCGGGCCCTGGCATCCCGGGAGGAGGACGAGACATGAAGCCGCGCCACCGCCGACTGACCCTGATCGCCCTGGTGCTGGGGGGGCTGGGCCTGTCCGCGGGCCTCGCGCTGACCGCCTTTCAGGACAACCTGGTGTTCTTCTTCACGCCCTCGGAGGTCATGGCGCGGGAGGCACCCATCGACCGGCCCATCCGCATCGGCGGCCTGGTCAAGGCGGGCAGTGTCGAGCGCGAGGCGGCGAGCGCCCGCGTCCATTTCAAGGTCACCGACACCGCCGAGTCGATCACGGTCAGCTATGACGGCATCCTGCCCGATCTCTTCCGCGAGGGTCAGGGCGTGGTGGCGCAGGGCCGCCTGGGCGCCGACGGCCGGTTCCACGCCACCCAGGTACTGGCCCGCCACGACGAGACCTACATGCCCGCCGAGGCCAAGGAGGCCCTGGACCGTATCGGCCAGGGCAATGGCACACCCGGCCCGGACGGCCATCCGGAGACCACCACCGCTTACTGACCGGGAGGGCCGAGGTGATTGCTGAAACCGGACAACTGGCCCTGGCATTGGCGCTGGCCCTGGCCCTGGTTCAGGCGGTGCTGCCCCTGGCCGGTGCCGCCCGCGGGGACCGCCGTTGGATGGCGGCTGGCCACTGGATGGCCTGGGGGGTGTTGCTATTCCTGGCCACCGCCTACGCCTGCCTGACCACCGCCTTTGTCCAGTACGACTTCAGCGTGGCCTATGTGGCCCAGCACGCCAACCTGGCGCTGCCACTTCACTACCGCGTCACCGCAGTCTGGGGCGGCCACGAGGGCTCACTGCTGCTCTGGGTGCTCATCCTGGCACTCTGGACCGTCGCGGTCAGCCACTTCAGCCGCAGCCTGCCCCGGACCATGGTCGCCCGGATTATCGCCGTGTTGGGGGCGGTGACCGTGGGCTTTCTCGCCTTCATGATCTTCACCTCCAACCCCTTCGACCGCCTGATCCCGGCACCGCTGGACGGCCGCGATCTCAACCCGCTGCTGCAGGACCCGGGGATGATCTTCCACCCGCCGCTGCTCTACATGGGCTATGTCGGGTTCTCGGTCACCTTCGCCTTCGCCATCGCCGCCCTGCTCAACGGCCGGCTCGACGCCGCCTGGGCCCGCTGGTCCCGGCCCTGGGCCGCGGTGGCGTGGGCCTTCCTCACCCTCGGCATCGCCCTGGGCAGCTGGTGGGCCTATTACGAGCTCGGCTGGGGCGGCTGGTGGTTCTGGGACCCGGTGGAGAACGCCTCGCTCATGCCCTGGCTCACCGGCACGGCGCTGATCCATTCGCTGGCGGTCACCGACAAACGCGGCGGCTTTCGCGTCTGGACCCTGATGCTGGCCATTGTCACCTTCGGTCTGACGCTGCTGGGCGCCTTCCTGGTGCGCTCCGGGGTAATCACCTCGGTGCACGCCTTCGCCACCGACCCCGAGCGCGGCACCTTCATCCTCGCCTTCCTGGTCCTCAGCATGGGGCTCGCCCTGGCCCTGTACACCTGGCGCGCCCCCCGGGTGGGCCCGGGCCCCGCCTTCGGCTACCTGTCGCGGGAGTCCGGCCTGCTCGCCAACAACCTGCTGCTGGCGGTGGCCACGCTCACGGTGCTGCTGGGCACCCTCTATCCGCTGGCCATGGACGCCTTGGGCGGCGGGCGCATTTCGGTGGGGCCGCCCTATTTCGAGGCGGTCTTCACACCGGTGATGCTGCCGCTGCTGGTCCTCATGGGGCTGGGGCCGCTGCTGCGCTGGAAGCTGCATGCCCCCGGCGAGCTCGCCCGCGCCATCGCCGGCATCGTGGTCGCCGCCGGGGTCATCGGCGGGCTCTGGCCGCTGGCCCTGGGCGCCTGGTCGCCGCTCACCGCCCTGAGTACCGTCATCGCCAGCTTTATCCTGCTGGCCATCGCCCTGGACCTGCACGGCCGGCTCCGCCCGGCGACACCGGGCTGGATCGGGCTGCGCCGTCGGCTCAAGGGGCTGAAGCCGCACTACCTGGGCATGCACCTGGCCCACGCCGGGGTGGCGGTCTTTCTCATCGGGGTGGCGATGGTCAGCACCTACGAGGTAGAGCGGGACGTGCGCCTGGCCCCGGGCGACGAGGTGACCGTAGCCGGTTACACCTTCACCTTCCTCGGCACCCACGAGCGGGTGGGCAGCAACTTCCTGGCC
Encoded proteins:
- a CDS encoding heme lyase CcmF/NrfE family subunit, with the protein product MIAETGQLALALALALALVQAVLPLAGAARGDRRWMAAGHWMAWGVLLFLATAYACLTTAFVQYDFSVAYVAQHANLALPLHYRVTAVWGGHEGSLLLWVLILALWTVAVSHFSRSLPRTMVARIIAVLGAVTVGFLAFMIFTSNPFDRLIPAPLDGRDLNPLLQDPGMIFHPPLLYMGYVGFSVTFAFAIAALLNGRLDAAWARWSRPWAAVAWAFLTLGIALGSWWAYYELGWGGWWFWDPVENASLMPWLTGTALIHSLAVTDKRGGFRVWTLMLAIVTFGLTLLGAFLVRSGVITSVHAFATDPERGTFILAFLVLSMGLALALYTWRAPRVGPGPAFGYLSRESGLLANNLLLAVATLTVLLGTLYPLAMDALGGGRISVGPPYFEAVFTPVMLPLLVLMGLGPLLRWKLHAPGELARAIAGIVVAAGVIGGLWPLALGAWSPLTALSTVIASFILLAIALDLHGRLRPATPGWIGLRRRLKGLKPHYLGMHLAHAGVAVFLIGVAMVSTYEVERDVRLAPGDEVTVAGYTFTFLGTHERVGSNFLADTGRVTVTRDGQAIARLHPEKRHYPSQSMPMTQAALDRGLFRDLYVSLGDPLDDGAWVVRVYYKPYMTWLWGGCLFLTLGALLAATDRRYRLVRAPRTRPARPAGALRPGEASC
- the ccmD gene encoding heme exporter protein CcmD; the protein is MIEWLHMGGHGLYIWGVYGLAALLLILEIRQLRARHRRALASREEDET
- the ccmC gene encoding heme ABC transporter permease CcmC codes for the protein MSRIRWFKFAAPAHFHALTGTLLPWLWAAALAFTATGLYVGFVIAPPDYQQGDSYRIMWLHVPAAWMAMLAYFLMAGYGLIHLVWRIKLARIMASALAPTGLLFAFLALWSGALWGKPTWGAYWVWDARLTSSLILLFLYLGYLALDSAFEDRERSGQAASLLAVVGVINLPIIYFSVQWWNTLHQGASITLSEAPTMSASMLAALLLTTVGCWAYTAAAALHRARSMVLEQAGNSHWVRRLRQGHRPAAARGRPARLAATPIGDLLGRRP
- the ccmE gene encoding cytochrome c maturation protein CcmE; the encoded protein is MKPRHRRLTLIALVLGGLGLSAGLALTAFQDNLVFFFTPSEVMAREAPIDRPIRIGGLVKAGSVEREAASARVHFKVTDTAESITVSYDGILPDLFREGQGVVAQGRLGADGRFHATQVLARHDETYMPAEAKEALDRIGQGNGTPGPDGHPETTTAY